In Paludibaculum fermentans, the genomic stretch CGTCATCCATCTGGCGCAGGGCAGACAACGTTGCTTCGCGAGCCCGGTCGAGCGCCTCCAGATAGGATTCGGTGTCTCGGCCTCGAATCTGCGCCCGCGCAGCCGCTCCCAAATCGAGCGCGGCCAACCAGGGCGCCTCCTCGCTCGCCGACGGCACGTGCGCCCCGAACGTGAGCACCTGATGCCACCATTCGACGGCCGCCGCATGCGCCAACAGGGCGCCGATCGAATTACTCGCCGCATCGTGAAGATGATCCAACTGATCGCCAGAGAGGCCGTCAACGGCCGCCGTGAGCGCCCGTCGCGAGTGCGTCAGGATGCAAACCAAACGGCCAATCGTAGGCGCAAAACCGGCGATCGGCTCAATGCGAAGCGGCAACCGTGCATGGCGGCCAGCCAACGGAAATTCCACGTCCAAGTATACAAACCGGGCAAAGCGCGCGAATTACCCTGAACCCTCGCTCGATGCAGCC encodes the following:
- a CDS encoding mycothiol transferase translates to MEFPLAGRHARLPLRIEPIAGFAPTIGRLVCILTHSRRALTAAVDGLSGDQLDHLHDAASNSIGALLAHAAAVEWWHQVLTFGAHVPSASEEAPWLAALDLGAAARAQIRGRDTESYLEALDRAREATLSALRQMDDDWLERPLVAMPERNAHWAWFHVAEDEISHAGQIRWLRARLPR